In the genome of Arabidopsis thaliana chromosome 4, partial sequence, the window GCTGCCCTGGTTTTAGCAATAACATCGGCAGATCATATTCAACACACATAGATTTGAAATATTGTGTTATACAATGACATGATAAAGGTAAAAGAGGATAGAAAGTCGACAGATCTGGATGGATTCGAACCACCAACCTCTCATAATGAGAGCTCTACCATTTTGAGCTTACAGATCTATTAGCACAAACCTTGCCTATTTGGATCAACTCCATGGGCTACCGAGAATCATTTCTAATATGGTCGCTCCAATATTCCACCCCACTTGAAGCATCCTGAAGACGGAAAGCCCACGGTTGCAAGAgtttaataaaaccaaattagatataaatcaaacttgaaatttatatataaaatcatcaaatagaACTAATTTGAAGTAGTAACACCACAGAGTTGTATGATATCAAACAATGATCAATGCATAAACTGAAACTGacttattaaatttgaaagatCCCATCAGAATGCAAAAGTCTAAAAAAAACTACTGTACGAAATGATACAACAACAGAGTATATATCAATCGAAACTGCAGGCTCGAATCGAGTCCAAACGCCATCATATCAAAAATCAGAGACCTTCGATACTCGTATTACTTCTCCAGGAGCTAGCTACTCTAGCCATAGCTCTTGCTAATGAATGCAGCCGTGATAAATCCAAATCGTAAAACCCATACGAGAGACTAAATACTACAGCGCTATTTTCTAGAATAGGTCAGAATATTCACTACTGATATTTCTTTACGTAATCATAAAACTGGGTACAATTTCTTCCAATGAGAATTCTTACAGAAAAAGTACAAACATCAAACAACAGTAGATAGATAAAGTGGAGAATATAACAAACTGCCATGGAACCGTTCGATTAGACAATTTAAGGTCCTACGAATACTTTGGTAGAAGTACTTTGTGAATAATGTATTATAACAGTCAATTTGAAAATGAGGCAACTATTTCCATGCTCAAAAATAAAGGCCGATTCGAGATTGTAATAAATATTTGGTGTCAGGTTTGTTATATGATGCAAATAAAGAGAATAACGGAGAATTTAAACTCAAAATTGAAGGTACCTTGGTTGGAGGATGTTGGATTAAGATTTGGCCAGCTTGTCTCCAGATCCGCTGATCTTAAGATCCGGATCGAGAATATTTCTGTGGTATTGAGAGAATTTACGTGAATGAATCGAGATCAAAGGTAGTGTGTACGAAGAGCGAGAAGCAAGACACACACGCAAGAGGGGAGAACCCGGGCAAAAAAAATCCCCCGTGCGAACTCCCCTCGACAACacgaaactttttttttttattaaggaTTTTGGTGACCTGCCATGCAAGCGCACCTGTCATGGCAAAGGTCGGATGACAAAGATGTTTACGCAGAACTATATCGTCCCTATAAACATCTCATACATCCATCAATCAACTTAACTCACATCAATATCACATatcagcttcttctctcttcttcaccctCTCATCTCTCTAGCTCCATAGAGAATTGACGGATTCATCATTCATCACCTCATCAAAAGCTCAGTAACGCAGATCTGACGAACCTCGAGGCCGGTTCATGATCTAAGATCAGATCTGGAATCGAAAACAACGAATATATACATAACTACAAAGAATTCAATCGAATTAAACGAATCAATTATCAGATCCAGCTACGAGAAGCCATAATTTACCAGATCTTCAACCGATCTTCGGAGCTCAACCGCGACGATCCGTCTTCTGACGAGGAATCAACCGGAGCCTCTGGATCTCTTCGTATAAGACGCCGATCTGTAGATCGGAAGGAGATCAGTGACGATCTTCATCGGAAAACCTCCGAGAGGACTATATAGAAGAGAGATCTAGAGAAAACGATgaacaaaaattgaatgaaTCAATGAATAAAGCGGGTATGAGAACTTAATTAGGTCGACGCGTTGTTATATATAGAGGGTTGGGAGTAATGGACGGACGAGATTAATTGATTAACGTTTAGATCAACGGTCTAAGATTTATATTGTTGGAGAGATTACGTGTTTAGTGGCGTTTTTAATGTGAGGCGGTTGTTTTACacaaaagaaattacaaaGTAAAGGCGTTTTGGGAAAGGGACAGCTAATATgggttgttgttggtgttttACCGATTCATTGCACGTTTTCTCATTGACAAATGGCATCTTCGTAGCAAGTTCCTTCACGACTCTTCCATATTTTCTTGgtcttttctttaattaaaaaacaatatttaaaagGAACAACAAATTGGCCCACCTTCTAGATTAAATCTTCCACTTTGATTTTGTCGTAGTCGAGAAATAATGGGCCAAAACGTAAATGGGCTAATACAAAGCCCAAGATCAGACGCGACAGCTGCTCGGAAGCATATTTTGTACATAGCCCAAGATACACACAAAGACAGAGTAAACGAAATGAAGATTATCATCACGACTAATCTATTAGTTCTCTAGAAGTCTCCATGGGGATTATCAGCATTCCTGCTTCCACTACCTCTAATCTCAGCATAACCCGGAGGTAGTTTTGGGGGATGAATAACAGGCAAGTTGCTGGAAGATCCGGGGACAACAGATGGTCGGAATGACCAATTGATTGTGCTGATACCTGTAGATGGAGATGGATTTGAAGGGAATGGGTTATGGTCTCTTAGATATATAGGCAATGTTTCCTTATCGCctagctgctgctgctgctgcttaTCGAGTTGTTGCTTTTCATAGTCCATAGCATTAGGTTTTGCTGGCTCGCTTATCATCTCCGCTGGGTTCATGACACTGGCAGTTCCAAACAGCCAAGGCTGTCTGAATTTTGGCTGCTTATCTTCTTTGCCTTTCGGTTGTTGGTAGGTATGATCGAAAGTTTCGATTGGTTTCGCAGAGGGCTTGTCTTTTTCCACGAAACTAGGTTCAGGTGGATCCACGGCTCTAGGAGTTGTTGAGCGGGTTGTGGAGATTGTGGTTGTGGGAAATGCTTTCTCTGGTGGCACAGCTGGTGTGTAGTTAGATGGAAGTAGATCGTCCCAATTCTCTAGCAGTTCTTTATAGACTTTGCGTAGAGTTACCTCAGTTAGTCCGGTTATTTTACATATCTCTGCTTGTGTCTTTCGCTTGTCTTCAAGTTGACATGCCAGATAGATAGCAGCTGCAGAAATGCTGATCGGGTTTCTACGGGTGCAGAAGCATTTGTTGATCACAACTTCTCCAATGTGTGTTGCTAGTTCCTAGGAAGATTGAAAACAGACAAATACTTAGGGGGATCATAATAGGCATCAGAGTAGTGCATCTGAGATATTGCAAAGTGTCACATTGGATAGTGAAAAGTCATTGGAAGCGGGAAAAAGTCCATGCATTGATACACTATTCACGTTGCATTTTAGGCCTTTCAAAAAGAAGTATAAGTTTAGTAGCACACCTGAGCAGATTTGTTTAGTTGAAGGAGGGTACAGAATCTTGGCATATGAACTGATATAGAGTTACTGTTGATGGGTTGACTTAGTTGTAGAGCTTCTCCTAAAATCTTGATGTACTTCCCAATTTCCTTCTGCTGTACATTGGCTGCAATGGAGATTTCCTATTGTGCAAAGTAAGACAAATACATTAGACACAAATCAAGTCTCAATAATAAACTGAAAGAAGTGCTGCTCCTGTATAAGTTCATAAGTGATGGTCCACATTTGGTTGTAACAAAATCTGCCTCTAGAAAAGATAATTCTGTATTCTACGATACGATATCCATCTAAAAGCTAATTTACGAACAAAACATgtcaaaaatatcatcaaacaACTGAGACAAATGATAAGAACAGTTATTGATTAAGATAAAGTACACCAACATGGAAGCTTAATTCCTTCAAGCAAACACACAAGCTTTAGAAACCTAGCATAGACTGGTCATAGTTCTTCAATTCGAAAACGATGGTAGCTGTTCAAGAAACTACAATGATAATTTATCCAGAATCAACCATATAGTCACAACTTCTTTCAACTCAAAACGATGAGAACGAACTAGTTTTCTAACATAAACAATTCATCTAGCAATGTAACTTCAAGTAATTGAGACTAAGTAGCTAAATCTGCCATTAAAACTTGTAATGAAATAGGTTCTCTAATTACCTGAAGAGTTCTAGGTTCTTGAGCCTCCCTAATAGCTTGAACAAGGCAAGCAGTGGCTAAAGCTTCAACGCTTCTGTTTCGCAAGCAAGTAGCTGAGCAACAATCCCTAAACAACTGGAAAGCATGCTCAGAGATATCGCAATCCAATCCTAAAATCGATGCCACATCGATAATCTGCATATAAGCCCTAAGATTATCCACCACAACAGTCGACGAATTCGAATTCGATGTTGACGAAGCGAGTTCTAGGGTTCGTTCGAGTTCAGCGAGATGACCGGAGAAAGAGAGGGAAGAGCGAGCGAAAATCGGGCTTGGCTCGAGGGACCAGGTAGAGAAGGCGGTAATGAATCCGGTAGGTTCGAACGGATCTTCCTCGTCTTCAGGAGACGGTTGCGCCGCCGTTTGGAGATCGGAAGTGACTAAGCAGAGAGGAGTGTCTTGGGCTCGGAGATGGAAGAGGTGGTGGTTTTGCGTCTGTCGTTCTTCCATTACGCGACCGCAAGATGAGCACTCCGTTATTGATCTACCGGAGCTCGTGGTGGTACACCGTCCCTGCGCCGATGAACAGTACGGACActtcatttttgtgtttctttacgtttgtgtttttttttttttcactctcACGTGCGAGTGTGGTAAAGCTTTTTTATACTACAAGAGTAAACAAACCGCGTATTTTAGTTTAGTCAACAAATCTTAATTTGGTAATCTACAGTGGCAAAAGGTTGCCAATAACAACACAGATTCAAGAGTCCCAAGTTTTGAAGatatcagaagaagaaatatatcaTAAGGGATCCATTGCTTTTTCGTGTAAAGTCATAAGGTTCCATTTGCTtctacatatatttataaaagtaGCTCTATATAATTACCAACGATAGAATGTAAAAAGAGCAATTTGATTTcgaaaattgaattttagtCCCAAAATGAAATCTATCCATTTGGTAGTTCATCTTTTGGCTTCAGCAAGTAGTAGACATATGTTACCAATATCATTATCAGCTACTAGCTGCTGGCTTGTGTAGAATTCTCTTCAAGTTTCTTCCCAAATCCCTTGCACTCTGAGAACAAACcgataaagaaaagaaaaaagagtttaacaCTCAGGTTAAGTCTATGAACAAtttaagagaagaaattaaaagatgaATCCTGATCAAGAAGCTAAGGTGGGTGATGGAAGCTCTACCAAACTTGATCAACCAACTTTCACAAAAGAGGTTTAGCATTAAatgcaagaaacaaaaccgaAAGCTATACCTATCTGAAATCTCATAACATAATTTTAAGAAGACATAATCTACTCAACCACATGCTATTATGCATACCAGTATCTTACACTAGATCTACATACCCAGTCTCCAGAAAAATTAGACCTTGACCATTATAAGGTACTATGTGTATCGAAAGTTCATACAGGTCTTTATATGTTTGGATATCAAGCATGGATCCATATAGCTGGTCACCAATCACAAACAAAGATAGAGTATACACAAACTAACTTTAACAGGTAATAACTTAAAGAGTAACACTAAATCTTAATGGCATATCTCCAGACACAGAAGAACTTGACCATCAAACTGAACAACCTAAGCTAGGTACACTCAAGATCTAAACTCCAGATACCAGATTGAACATTACTATTTACTCCAGCACAGAGGCAAGATCGACTACCATCTATCTATACCTCTACCTACTGATTCTAAGTGACTAATATAGTGAAAACAAATCGAAATTTAAAGCAAGAATCATCACCATTGATCTAGAAGGAGGTGGATCAAGAGTGATCGACCGCGCCGACATCTTGGCGATTTCACCAATAGCAGCTTCTCTAACCCCAGGCACATCACTAGTGAGTTCTTCATAAGCAGCAACAAAAGCCTCTTGCCAAAATCTAGGCAATTTGATCCGACGACTATTAGTATACACATCCCACATATGCTTCaccactttctctctctcctccaTTTCCTAAAAAATACCACAAATTCCAAAACCTCAAAAACCAGACTACAATCAAATTACACACCAAATCAACCGaaatagaaacagagagagtaaACAACCAGAACGTCGAGATTATCGTAGTTCGGAATCCCTAGATCTTCCGATAACCGGTTCAGATTCCCGGTAGATAACCGGAGAGTGACGGTGCCAGTAAACATCGACCAAAAAGCCAAAAGCAAAATCGCAGCAAACGCCCAGAACTTATATCGACCTCTTCCAAACAAGACCGAGTCAGAGCTTTCCTTCTTCGAATTCGCCATAGCTGTTCCCGTCGCCGTACcagtcgtcgtcgtcgtcggcAATGCATCGTCCTCCTTCATCTTGATCTCAAATACTAATTACAACTCAATAATCTTGCTTAGTGAGTGATGCTAACACCAAATCTGAGCTCTCGTGAATCGATTTCAGTAGATTCAGTTCAATTGGGAAAGTGTCGGCTCGATTTTGTTAAATCTGAGAgagaactttaaaaaaaaaaaaatcagttcaCTCTCTTCACAGTTCACACTACTGGGCCATTATTAGCTAGTAATTGGCGATGTATTAGCCGTTGATCTTAAAttgttaatgaaaaaaatactaaagcGTGCGTCAATCTTGACCGttgatttataatttgataaaagcCACACAAAAGTACAACTAAACGACGTCGTGTAATGAGTGAGAAACCCCAAACGCTGTCGTTTCATTTAATGATAACATTATATTCATCATGCTAAGCTGCACCGTTTTCGCCGCGTACTTTATCACCGTCTCTTTGAAAAAGCGCTTCGATTTCTTCAAGTGATTTTCCTTTCGTCTCCggcaagaggaagaagaagaaattccACGCCACTGCCGCAACTCCGGCGAACATAAAGAAAGCTCCACCGGTGGTTATCGCACTAGTCAACGACAAAAACGACATCGACACGGTGGCGTTCATTACTCTGTTCACCGCAACGCCGAGACTCGCTCCTTGTGCCCTAAGCTTCAACGGGAAAACCTCAGAACTGTAGACCCAAGTTATTGGGCCGAGCCCAATAGAGAAAAACGCCACGAAACTATAAGCCGCAACTATGCTCAGTACTAAAGCCCACGCTAATTTCCCGCCAGCATTTTGGGCCATTGTAAGCCCAAATCCCAACATTGTCAACGCAATGACCATTCCTCCAACGCTGGTCAACAAAAGCTTCCTTCGACCTACCTTGTCTAACAATAAAGTCGCAGTGAAAATAAACGTCGTTTTCATGATTCCGACACCGATAGTAACCAAGAAAAGCTTGTCTTTAGTCGTGATTCCTGCTTTCTTAAAGATCCTCGGACCGTATAAAAGCACTGCTTCGATTCCGGAGGCGTGTTGGAAGAAATGAATCCCAAGAGCAGTTAAAAGAACACGTCTCACTGCAGGAGTTGGTCTTAGAATGAGCTCTTTCCACACTCCTTCACCATGAGTCTTCTTACCCTCCATTTTCACAACATCGTCTACGCATTTCGGGTCGATTCCCGCAGCAGCTTTGATGTCTTGAAAGCGGAGTTCTGCTTCTTCAGGGGAATTAGATACCAATTCCAATATCTCCTTGCCTTCCTTAAGACGGCCTTGCATAATCAACCACCGTGGAGATTCCGGCATTTTCAAGATCCCGAACGCTAGCACTAGGGACGGAACCGCGGCTATACCGAGCATGAGTCTCCAACCGATATGCATAGGTAACTTGGAGAAGAAGTAATTCACGATATAACCTAGTAAAATCCCTATACTGATACAAAGGTGAGGAAGAGAAGCTAAGAGTCCTCTATGTGAAGCAGTTGCGATCTCGGCAGAGTAAACCGGAGCAACCATCAGAGCAAAACCGACTCCGAGTCCAGCGGTGCATCTACCGGATAGGAGAACCGGATAATTCGGACCCCAACCCATCAATATTGAGCCTAACATGAATAGTATTGAGGCCAAGACGATTGTGTAACGCCGTCCGATTATGTCCGACGTTCTTCCGGCGAGCAATGATCCGACAAGGGCACAAAGGTTGAGAATTCCAGTGAGAACTTCTATTTGAACGTCGTTTGtcttcaaatcttcttctatAAACACCATCGCTCCACTCATAACACCAGTATCTACacaaatacccaaaaaaaacaaaaaaaaacttataatctTATCAATTCTCAtgatcatattaaaaaaaataccatCCCAAGTCATTCAAATCGTTGAATGATATGTGGATGATGTAtaatcaaaaatcatatttctagagaaaaccataaatttgacatcaaaaacttttataaagaATAAACACCTCTGTACTTTTCAAAGTTACtagcacaaaaaaagttactatcacaaatattttttaaaaattcttttcTCATATTACAACCCCAATGGTCTTCCACAACAAATGTTAGTTTTGGAGAATTCTCTATTACTTACCGTAACCAAAGATGATGGAGACGATGGAGGCGACGATAGCACATTGAAGAGCGAATCTATTAACTCCGGCCGGCTTCTCGCCGGAGATTTGATCGGCCATGATTAATTAACCACCACGTTACAAGAAGGTATAGAGACTTTTGTCGATCTATGTCTCTCTCAGTTATAAGCTTTTATCTAAAAGTTCGTTAAGAGTTAGGTCTTACTAATCTCTCTTGCTCTCTCAGTACCAAAGAAAAGATTCGGtgattatatagaaaaaaaatagttgacAAAACAGTAGTCGTGAAAGCCACAAGCTACTGTTAAGAGATGATTTAGTTATTTGAATCCAATGGACAAGAGTCATCCACATcgttttaatatatgtttatagaATGAAACATGTTTTGTGATCAAATTCTAATTACAGACCTTGACTGTAATTAAAAGTTAACAGTTACAGCTTGACCAGACTATAAACTTGGAAGCTCTGATGTCATGTGTAAACCTGAGTTGGCATTAGTCGTTAATAAGTTAACTTTGGATTTTGGATAAGAACGTATGTGTAACAAAGTTGACTCTTTGGGGGTGAGTTTTGGACTaactaagatttttttttcgattAATAAGATATGGGTAGACACCGACACGAGTCCGTTATCATTGCCTTATTGGATAAGAGCTATTTCTAATAggtgctttttgtttttatcctcgtgaatatttttaaattttcttgtttttatacacgtgaatattttaaaaatatcttgttTTAGATCGCGAGAATTTTAAAACTTCATGTCACTGTGTAACCAAACACTCGATTTGGATGGACTCATGGAGTCAACTATGGAGAGTCAGAGTGTAAAACGTCATGGGTCCATTTTTAAATTAGATTTCAAAGTTTGAAGTTTTAGATGAGTTGCCCGAAAAGTCAAGTGGGCTTCATTAGTTTAGACTTTGAATCACGTGAATAGCCAAATTCTTGTTTGTTAATTAAGCcaatagccaaaaaaaaaaaaaaaaacttgatttggaaatttgtggtattttcttaattatagtATGTAAATATCCTCAAGTTGACTTGCATGAATATTTTGATGGTGATTACGGTTTGTGGATCAGTGGATGAGATTTGAACCTAtaacatgttatttgtttatatgttcatgcattttaattaaaaatttttttttgcattttaattacttgttctttcctttttcagTGTTTTGCataatttcaactttttcccaaaaaaaaaaaactgatttggGAAGTTCGTACCTCATGTTTCTCCAATAGTATGCCTACAATAAGAAACAATtattgacaaagaaaaaaagagatgttTGTAATTAATTGTCTAACGTAAGGCAGCCATGAGCCAACTAGTATTTCCGATAAACTTTCGTGTTGTAACTAAAAGTGTAACCCATCAAAAACTACATGCAGTTTCTTCCTATATCCACGACAAAGTTTAACCCTAAAACCTATCGCTACATCTTGAGAGGAAGAACCTACATCTATAGAAAAACTAATCGAGTCTAAATCTAAATTGGTccaaataaagagaaaatgaataaGTAATTTTGACgatattgaaaataataatttatcaaCCATAAGAAAAGTCTCTCTACCAcacttttaataatttatcgTATGGTGGACTCATAATACACCATATGTGCGCAGTCGTAACCTCGTGTGGTAATGTCATCGAACGAATCACGAAtgtattatcaaaatataaagatgatTACATATATTAGGATGAATTACTAATTACAtcatgttacaaaaaaaaaatcacgaacTCAATACCATGATTCTATATGTTTGTATATAGAACATCTAATGTTTTCGAGATACATCCGGTGTTTGAATTTTGTGGAGGATTATTTATTGGAAAACATCGTGTGTACAACGAACCTAACTCAGTTTCATTTGGTGCTTTGGCTTTTGGTTCGCGATATGCTTTACTGATTTTAGAGATTTAGCCGCCAACATCAGCTCATTACCACTTTTACTCTTTTAAACCAAACTGTCTGCTAAGTTTCAAGCATCTTTAAAATACtttctaatatttaaaattttaatagcTTGTGGAATCAACTGTTGAAATGATGATTCAGTTTATTTACGTTTCTGATTTAACGTTgttaatttttcaatttttgttttcattgttaaAAGTTAACTTTAGTACATCAAAGTAGATCACGTTTCTCAAAAAGCTCACTATATAAAATATCCATAGATTTTATTCACCAACTTTGTACTGTTCTGTTTCCGGACGAGTAGGTGATGTTATTGGATTATTTCgtcaaaagtttatatttgaCTTACTAGTATGAAGAAAGCATacttttcaacaaaaatgttccacaatttgtattaaaatattatagagaCATCAGTGTtacagaaaattaaaaacattacatATAATGTAGACTATATAGTATAGTATTACTTATGTGATTCCCGTAATTTTCGTTTGAACTTTGgaatctttttaattaaatttagagCTATTGATACAAAATAAGCAAACAACTACGCAAGATGATTAACATTTTGCAACCTTAGGATTTGCAAATTCTCTGAAAGATGTTGCAACTCAAATACTTACCTGATCAGAAACCTATCAAAATCATTGTTGAAAATTTGTCACTCTTATCTTTCGTGCAAGTCAAAATTAGGGGAAGCCAAGTCAAATTGAGTTCCAACGAGATCAAGATTCCACTATACGCGAAACCATCTTCGTaccaagaaacagagtttagCTATACCAACAGAACCAGCTTGACCCTTTAGTTGCAAGTAGAAGGATATgtaaaaacaacataaaactGAAAGAAACTTGAATTCATCATGAAGCACAAGTGTGTAGAACAAAGCAGTGAACTATATGAACCTGAAAATTGTTGACTATGGAATTCTAGAGATTCCAACAACAAACCGTCAAGCTTTTACAAGCTAATTTatgaggaaagaaaaatgcaGGAGCAGCTTATAAATAAACCTGCATACTAGATCATAGTTTTCAACAAGTCTTCAAGCAACAAAATAAGATGTTCAATCGAAATGCTCTTGAGCTATTAAGCAGCAGCAGCCTCTTTTGCAGAAGATGGAAAAGCATCGGTTTTTGAATACAGCCCGAGTTCCTCCTCGAGTTTCTTCCACGCATTCAAGAAACTCGGAGGgaatttcttcttcaccgtTCTAATCAACCCTTTAGCgtcatctcttttcttgttctcCACCAATCCCACAACCAAATGCTTCAAAGTGTTGAAATCTGGAATCTTGTGCATATACACACTCTTCTTGAAGATCGCATAGCCTTGCTCGTACAATCGGCTATAACAAAGATGAAATATCAATGTCCTAAAAGTAGCTGCGTTGGGAGCACAGTTGTTACCTTCAAGTCCTTCATACACTTTCTTAGCTTCGTCCAACATTCCTCTCTCACAATACGCAGTCATAAGATAGTTATAGCTAATCGTATCAGGTTTCAATCCCATACTACTCATTTCTTCAATCAACTCCTTAACTCTTTCAGGGCTTTCCTTTTGAGCACTCATTATACGAACATTATACGCTGCATTATCCAATTCACAGCCTTTCTTCACCATCTCATTCCACAAGTTATCAGCTACCTCGAGCTCACCTTTCTTATACAATGAACTCAAAATGGTGGTGAAAGCAATGGTAGTAACTTCCATGCCTTTACCTTGCATCTGTCTCATAATCTCAATGGCTTTTTCAGGGGTACCAGAGTCACAGTATGACTTAATCAATATACCGTAAGAGATTTTGTCAGGGATGATCTTATTGTACCTCTGAGGAATTTCGTCGAACAGTTGGGGGACTTTATCGAAATTCTTGGAATGGAGACAAGCGTTGAGCAAGGCGTTGAAGGAAACAGCTGATCTGGGTGTGCCGTATTGATCCATCTGCTCGAAGGTTCTCATGGCGTGATTAAACATAGAGGCTTGGCCGTAAGATCTGATAAGCGTAGAGTAGAAAggttcttctttgattttgggaTCATTTTTGTGGGAttcaattagggtttcgatGTCTGAGAAACGGCGACACTTGGCGAGGCGACGAACAGTGAGCTCTTGGGCGTAGCGAGATGAAACAGGAGAGGCTGAGTGATCGGAGACATTGGCGTAGATCTTAAGAGCTTTGTCGGGATCGTGTTCTTTCCGGAGAGTGGACTTAGCTTTGGAGACAGAGATTTTGCCTGAAGAGGGAGCGGTGGTCGTACCGTCAGCGGCGGCTGAGGCAAATCGGCGAACAAGGCGGAGAGAAATACGAGAAGAAGCCATTTTGCAGAAATGGGTATTGTGGAGAGTGGTGGCGAGAAAAGGAGACGCCTTTAGGGTTTTAGTGGCTTAACAgagatttttgggttttacaagtttgcttctttttctttcttttttcttctatcagAAGAGAACCAAACTACTTGAATATTTCAATAGAGAGAGTACTCAACTTCTTGTGTTGATTTAGAACATATGTCACATTTACGAGAGACGAATGATGTTTTACGAGGGACTCATGATGTTATTCTGTGAATAATTTTTGAgataaatatttaagaaatagACCAAAGATATGAGATAAAAACGTTATAATAAGCAACGTGTCGATAATCTCATACTCTTACAATCACGCAAAAGGGTCTTGAAACTGAAGCAAAGTACTTAACTTTTAAGTAATagaaagcaaacaaagaagTGATCAGGCTCCATAATCACCCTGTTCAAACTTGTCTTCAGGGTAATACACTGCAACGACTTCATTTCCTCCAAATTTCCTACCATTCATCCCGAATCTTGCCCTAGTCGAGCCATCTGTATCGGCATACTTCAAAAACACCTGCACATTAAATATATCAGACAGTCAGATTACGACTAAATAGAAATATACAAGaagtagagagaaagagagagagataagttTACCTTGCCAAGGCCTGCCACTGGCTCACCATTGGGGCTTGGACGCGGAATCACAACATTGGTCAAAGCACCTGCATTTTAAGAgttaaagaacaaaacatttcGAATACAAGACAAGAAAACACAGACAAAAACAAgtcagttttttcttttaagaaataGTGGCCATTGGTGATAAATAGATTAGGAGGTTTATGCAGTCTCCTGTCTGTGTATGTTAGGGCTGATTCTTTATAGCAAAAGGCTGTAAAACAGCACAaccaagaaaacagagagacagATCAATATGCTTTTAAtcttatatttcaaaatagacCATATTGCGCAATTAAGAGGTCTCTTACCAAACTTTCCGCCTTCCTGTCTCATGTCTTCCATTATATCTCCATACTCCTCATCATCTCTAAGCT includes:
- a CDS encoding Tetratricopeptide repeat (TPR)-like superfamily protein (Tetratricopeptide repeat (TPR)-like superfamily protein; CONTAINS InterPro DOMAIN/s: Pentatricopeptide repeat (InterPro:IPR002885); BEST Arabidopsis thaliana protein match is: Tetratricopeptide repeat (TPR)-like superfamily protein (TAIR:AT2G18520.1); Has 31603 Blast hits to 11701 proteins in 258 species: Archae - 3; Bacteria - 12; Metazoa - 242; Fungi - 164; Plants - 30323; Viruses - 0; Other Eukaryotes - 859 (source: NCBI BLink).), with protein sequence MASSRISLRLVRRFASAAADGTTTAPSSGKISVSKAKSTLRKEHDPDKALKIYANVSDHSASPVSSRYAQELTVRRLAKCRRFSDIETLIESHKNDPKIKEEPFYSTLIRSYGQASMFNHAMRTFEQMDQYGTPRSAVSFNALLNACLHSKNFDKVPQLFDEIPQRYNKIIPDKISYGILIKSYCDSGTPEKAIEIMRQMQGKGMEVTTIAFTTILSSLYKKGELEVADNLWNEMVKKGCELDNAAYNVRIMSAQKESPERVKELIEEMSSMGLKPDTISYNYLMTAYCERGMLDEAKKVYEGLEGNNCAPNAATFRTLIFHLCYSRLYEQGYAIFKKSVYMHKIPDFNTLKHLVVGLVENKKRDDAKGLIRTVKKKFPPSFLNAWKKLEEELGLYSKTDAFPSSAKEAAAA